A genomic region of Roseateles amylovorans contains the following coding sequences:
- a CDS encoding tartrate dehydrogenase gives MSQPLKVAAIPGDGIGKEVMPEGLRVVRAAAKRFNIDIQFEPIDWASCDYYEKTGQMMPDDWKDQLSPMDAVFFGAVGWPAKVPDHISLWGSLLKFRREFDQYINLRPVRLFDGVPCPLAGRKAGDIDYLVVRENTEGEYTNLGGIMYAGTDREIVIQESVYSRFGADRVLKYAFELANARNRKHLTVATKSNGIAISMPWWDGRADAVGRDYPAVTVDKQHIDILSARFVLQPGRFDVVVASNLFGDILSDLGPATTGTIGLAPSANLNPERKFPSLFEPVHGSAPDIYGQGIANPIAMIWSGALMLDFLGHRDAHDAILQAIETVLKQGPHTPDLGGQATTEALGRAIEQLVLAPQA, from the coding sequence ATGTCTCAGCCCTTGAAAGTGGCCGCCATCCCGGGCGACGGGATCGGCAAGGAAGTGATGCCCGAAGGGCTGCGCGTGGTGCGGGCCGCCGCGAAGCGGTTCAACATCGACATCCAGTTCGAGCCCATCGACTGGGCCAGCTGCGACTACTACGAGAAGACCGGCCAGATGATGCCGGACGACTGGAAGGACCAGCTCAGCCCGATGGATGCGGTGTTCTTCGGCGCCGTCGGCTGGCCGGCGAAGGTGCCCGACCACATCTCGCTGTGGGGTTCGCTGCTGAAGTTCCGCCGCGAGTTCGACCAGTACATCAACCTGCGCCCGGTGCGTCTGTTCGACGGCGTGCCCTGCCCGCTGGCCGGGCGCAAGGCCGGTGACATCGACTATCTGGTGGTGCGCGAGAACACCGAAGGCGAATACACCAACCTGGGCGGCATCATGTATGCGGGCACCGATCGAGAGATCGTGATCCAGGAATCGGTCTACTCCCGCTTCGGTGCCGACCGGGTGCTGAAGTACGCCTTCGAGCTCGCCAATGCACGGAACCGCAAGCACCTCACCGTGGCTACCAAGAGCAACGGCATCGCGATCAGCATGCCGTGGTGGGACGGCCGGGCGGATGCCGTGGGCCGCGACTATCCCGCGGTGACGGTGGACAAGCAGCACATCGACATCCTGAGCGCGCGCTTCGTGCTGCAGCCGGGGCGGTTCGATGTGGTCGTCGCGTCCAACTTGTTCGGCGACATCCTGTCGGACCTGGGTCCGGCCACCACCGGCACCATCGGCCTGGCGCCCTCGGCCAACCTGAATCCGGAGCGCAAGTTTCCCTCGCTGTTCGAACCGGTGCATGGCTCCGCGCCGGACATCTATGGCCAGGGCATTGCCAACCCGATCGCGATGATCTGGTCGGGCGCGCTGATGCTGGACTTCCTCGGCCACCGTGATGCCCATGATGCGATCCTGCAGGCCATCGAGACGGTGCTCAAGCAGGGCCCGCACACGCCCGACCTGGGCGGACAGGCCACGACCGAGGCGCTGGGCCGGGCGATCGAACAACTGGTGCTGGCCCCTCAAGCCTGA
- a CDS encoding LysR substrate-binding domain-containing protein, producing the protein MNNDPLPEDLRVFAAVVRKASFAAAAEGLGVSPSYVTKRIQILEATLKTRLLHRTTRRVGVTEDGERVYHWALKILDDLDHLIEELGVTRSSPRGTLRVCSSFGFGRRVVAPALSALVEAHPALQVRFEVFDRLVDVASEGFDLDVRVGDDIASHLIAKRLAANHRVLCAAPSYLARRGMPRTLSELATHDCLVIKERDHPFGVWRLRHGKQERMIKVRGPLSSNDGDMVMQWAVNGRGIVLRSTWDVDPLIAAGQLVHLLPEFVQEANVWAVYPSRLSTSAKVRVCVDFLAAHLARTLKQDASAI; encoded by the coding sequence ATGAACAATGATCCCCTGCCCGAAGACCTTCGGGTGTTTGCCGCCGTGGTCCGCAAGGCCAGCTTCGCTGCCGCTGCGGAAGGCCTGGGCGTGTCGCCGTCCTATGTCACCAAGCGCATCCAGATCCTGGAGGCCACGCTGAAGACGCGGCTGCTCCACCGCACCACACGCCGCGTGGGCGTGACCGAGGACGGTGAACGGGTCTATCACTGGGCGCTGAAGATCCTGGACGATCTGGACCACCTGATCGAGGAACTGGGCGTCACCCGGTCCTCGCCGCGCGGCACGCTGCGAGTGTGCAGCAGCTTCGGATTCGGCCGGCGGGTGGTGGCGCCGGCGCTGTCGGCGCTGGTGGAGGCGCATCCGGCGCTGCAGGTGCGCTTCGAGGTCTTCGACCGGCTGGTGGATGTGGCCTCGGAGGGCTTCGATCTGGATGTGCGGGTGGGCGACGACATCGCCTCCCACCTGATCGCCAAGCGCCTGGCCGCCAACCACCGCGTGCTGTGTGCCGCGCCGAGTTACCTGGCGCGGCGCGGCATGCCGCGCACGCTGTCGGAACTGGCCACCCACGATTGCCTGGTCATCAAGGAGCGTGACCATCCCTTCGGTGTCTGGCGACTGCGCCACGGCAAGCAGGAGCGGATGATCAAGGTGCGCGGACCGCTGTCCTCCAACGACGGCGACATGGTGATGCAATGGGCCGTCAACGGGCGCGGCATCGTCTTGCGGTCCACCTGGGATGTGGACCCCCTGATCGCTGCTGGCCAGTTGGTCCATCTGCTGCCCGAGTTTGTGCAGGAGGCCAATGTCTGGGCGGTCTACCCGTCCCGGTTGAGCACCTCGGCCAAGGTGCGGGTCTGCGTGGACTTCCTGGCCGCGCACCTGGCAAGAACGCTCAAGCAAGACGCCTCGGCGATCTGA
- the chrA gene encoding chromate efflux transporter, whose protein sequence is MTPPDDMPAPASAPASPAEVFWAFLKLGLSAFGGPSAHIGYFRAAFVERRRWLDDRRFSDLLALSQLLPGPASSQLGMALGLERAGGLGALAAWVGFTLPSALAMILLGYGMARWQGLAESGLLHGLKIAAVAVVAHAVLSMATSLCRGWVRATTAIGAAALVLAMPGMPAQWLAILLGAVAGRLLVQRQSLTPVAPHGGGLSRRAGSLALVTFALLLVVLPWLAAWSASPLVQAVAVFYQAGALVFGGGHVVLPLLQAGVVGPGWVSQEAFLAGYGAAQALPGPLFAFAAYLGTLLPAPLGGWGSGLLMLLAIFLPGALLIVGAMPFWDQLRRQPAVQQSLAGINAAVVGLLAAALYRPIWTSTIGSVGDLLLAGLAFGLLVSGRVRPLLVVALSAAGGWALS, encoded by the coding sequence ATGACGCCGCCTGACGACATGCCAGCACCAGCCTCCGCGCCTGCCTCACCGGCCGAGGTGTTCTGGGCTTTCCTCAAGCTGGGGCTGAGTGCCTTCGGCGGTCCCTCGGCCCACATCGGCTACTTCCGCGCGGCCTTCGTCGAACGGCGCCGCTGGCTTGACGACCGACGCTTCTCCGACCTGCTGGCATTGAGCCAGTTGCTGCCCGGCCCGGCCAGCAGCCAATTGGGCATGGCGCTGGGCCTGGAGCGCGCAGGCGGGCTGGGCGCGTTGGCCGCTTGGGTGGGTTTCACCCTGCCGTCGGCGCTGGCCATGATCCTGCTGGGCTACGGCATGGCGCGATGGCAGGGATTGGCCGAATCCGGCCTGCTGCACGGGCTCAAGATTGCTGCCGTGGCGGTAGTGGCCCATGCGGTGCTGAGCATGGCGACCTCGCTGTGCCGCGGGTGGGTGCGGGCCACGACGGCCATCGGCGCTGCCGCCTTGGTCTTGGCGATGCCCGGCATGCCGGCGCAATGGCTGGCCATCCTGCTGGGGGCGGTGGCGGGGCGGTTGCTGGTCCAGCGCCAGTCGCTGACACCTGTGGCACCGCACGGCGGGGGGCTTTCCAGGCGAGCGGGCAGTCTGGCGCTGGTCACGTTTGCGCTGCTGCTGGTCGTTCTGCCGTGGCTGGCGGCATGGTCGGCGTCGCCGCTGGTCCAGGCGGTGGCGGTCTTCTACCAGGCCGGCGCGCTGGTGTTTGGCGGCGGGCATGTGGTGCTGCCGCTGCTGCAAGCGGGCGTGGTGGGCCCCGGCTGGGTGAGCCAGGAGGCCTTCCTGGCCGGCTATGGCGCGGCCCAGGCGCTGCCAGGGCCGCTGTTCGCCTTCGCTGCCTACCTCGGCACCCTGCTGCCGGCGCCGCTGGGTGGCTGGGGCAGCGGCCTGTTGATGCTGCTGGCGATTTTTTTGCCGGGGGCGTTGTTGATCGTCGGTGCGATGCCGTTCTGGGATCAACTGCGGCGGCAGCCTGCGGTGCAGCAGAGTCTGGCCGGCATCAATGCCGCCGTGGTCGGCCTGCTGGCGGCGGCACTCTACCGGCCGATCTGGACCAGCACGATCGGTAGCGTGGGCGATCTGCTGTTGGCTGGCCTGGCCTTCGGCCTGCTGGTGTCAGGACGCGTTCGACCGCTCCTGGTGGTGGCCTTGTCGGCAGCCGGCGGATGGGCGTTGAGCTGA